A single genomic interval of Phaeodactylum tricornutum CCAP 1055/1 chromosome 5, whole genome shotgun sequence harbors:
- a CDS encoding predicted protein, producing MQVCAVLAAFWVVSTAAFQGTTWRRSEAKVVSANHKGSTTLLYAESSRPPFFKDLRNPFAALAKGPRSNPQPGDTFADFDPSPSGLVRRTKLVLATDLGLQDPSLLDDQEFKCISPGLDQPLGKTDYIAAGRFFDLRGTFPDLDYRAHDFRIDETDPKTVRLTCRVTGTMRGELRLRTANLPPTNIVMFCPPEAVSMTFNDQGKVTKLCMGFCMDRQVGNTQGTTGVQAAATIAGQPPSNWELYPGLSVVKRFFGRPVTPIVENNAILAPFPETVMVQLAKGVLGSNMGLEDPTLLSNDFAYSTPFIAPVSKFSFLSNYAAEEFANIDPSLSHFRIDPYNPTRVWVDVKPSAPGYEGAPQSYSFTFDDEGFCTRVTARYVLDPSIGNGGGLGGPDGYKYALNDAPSDLLTRPLPEAVGRFRKKILSPITGVGVDDYKLPGEVKKIIPPKPPTVGPNGKSMAPEPLSKLQSISREPPQQDEGTRKAEQEKRVRAQKRAQQEARLQAEQQQKNQASLSAPSLQKKPSYAKPTLNPMFVNPKATLTAAQKAADSKKLVETRNVETAKKKAEAKRQKKIEQKRVEEEQKRQAVSRDLKQSKSISQEQTRLRKDQDGKDFEKRRRKAEQVKEAAKVAAEDRRKRQEAALDALSRAVKSATISLFRLGSGRDEPDELPEQTPPTSKKAPPGVPAITRWRQNDDGSVTGLISGSLNFRSGERVTTSPISSGKVQAGEVVRTGSGSRYFLA from the coding sequence CCTTTTTTCAAGGACTTGAGAAATCCGTTTGCAGCGTTAGCCAAAGGGCCCCGTTCGAATCCACAGCCTGGCGATACCTTTGCCGATTTCGACCCGTCCCCTTCCGGGCTCGTCCGTCGCACCAAACTGGTGCTGGCTACCGACCTCGGTCTGCAAGATCCCTCCCTGCTAGACGACCAGGAATTCAAATGCATCAGTCCAGGGTTGGACCAACCACTCGGAAAGACCGACTACATTGCCGCCGGACGATTTTTCGATTTGCGCGGAACGTTTCCCGATCTCGACTACCGTGCCCACGATTTTCGTATTGACGAGACTGACCCCAAGACGGTGCGTTTGACTTGTCGCGTTACCGGAACAATGCGTGGAGAGTTGCGCTTGCGGACGGCGAACCTGCCACCGACCAATATCGTCATGTTCTGTCCTCCGGAAGCCGTCAGTATGACTTTTAATGACCAAGGCAAGGTGACGAAATTGTGTATGGGATTTTGTATGGATCGTCAGGTAGGCAACACCCAAGGGACGACTGGTGTACAAGCTGCAGCAACGATTGCTGGACAGCCTCCGTCAAATTGGGAGTTGTATCCAGGATTGTCAGTCGTAAAACGGTTTTTCGGACGTCCTGTTACACCAATCGTTGAAAACAATGCTATTTTGGCTCCGTTTCCAGAGACCGTCATGGTGCAACTTGCCAAAGGTGTTTTGGGCTCTAACATGGGCTTAGAAGATCCTACGCTCCTTTCCAACGACTTTGCGTATTCGACACCGTTTATTGCGCCTGTCTCCAAATTCTCATTCTTATCCAACTATGCCGCTGAAGAGTTTGCCAATATTGATCCTTCACTTTCGCATTTTCGAATAGACCCTTACAACCCTACACGTGTTTGGGTTGATGTGAAGCCTTCGGCACCTGGTTACGAGGGTGCTCCTCAGTCATACAGTTTCACGTTTGATGATGAGGGCTTTTGTACGCGCGTAACAGCTCGCTACGTTCTTGACCCATCGATCGGCAATGGTGGCGGGCTCGGCGGACCGGACGGCTACAAATACGCCCTCAATGACGCTCCATCAGATCTGTTGACGCGCCCTCTTCCAGAAGCAGTCGGTCGTTTTCGCAAAAAGATTCTCTCGCCGATTACCGGAGTTGGTGTTGATGACTATAAACTCCCTGGTGAAGTCAAAAAAATTATTCCTCCGAAGCCGCCGACGGTTGGTCCTAATGGCAAAAGCATGGCACCGGAACCACTCAGTAAACTACAGAGTATTTCTCGTGAACCACCACAGCAAGATGAAGGCACTCGAAAGGCTGAGCAAGAAAAACGGGTACGGGCCCAGAAACGAGCACAGCAAGAAGCTCGACTACAAGCTGAGCAGCAGCAAAAAAACCAAGCATCCCTTTCAGCACCATCTTTGCAAAAAAAGCCTTCCTATGCAAAGCCTACCCTAAATCCGATGTTCGTCAATCCTAAGGCTACTTTGACAGCGGCTCAGAAAGCAGCTGATTCCAAGAAACTAGTCGAGACAAGAAATGTTGAAACGGCAAAAAAGAAGGCAGAAGCTAAAcggcaaaagaaaattgaGCAGAAAAGggttgaagaagaacaaaagaGGCAAGCGGTATCACGAGATTTAAAGCAATCTAAAAGTATATCTCAGGAACAAACGCGGCTGAGAAAAGATCAAGACGGGAAGGACTTTGAAAAACGGAGGCGAAAAGCTGAGCAGGTCAAAGAAGCCGCCAAGGTTGCCGCGGAAGATCGAAGGAAACGACAAGAAGCGGCTCTGGACGCCCTTTCCAGAGCTGTTAAGAGCGCAACCATTTCACTGTTTCGACTTGGTAGCGGCAGGGACGAACCTGATGAGCTGCCCGAACAGACACCGCCAACCTCTAAAAAAGCACCACCTGGTGTGCCAGCTATTACTCGGTGGCGTCAAAATGATGACGGTTCGGTTACAGGATTAATTTCTGGTTCGCTCAACTTTAGGAGTGGTGAACGGGTCACAACAAGTCCCATTTCCAGCGGCAAGGTTCAAGCAGGTGAGGTTGTGCGTACCGGTAGCGGCTCGCGGTATTTTCTCGCGTAG